In a genomic window of Pangasianodon hypophthalmus isolate fPanHyp1 chromosome 19, fPanHyp1.pri, whole genome shotgun sequence:
- the myt1la gene encoding myelin transcription factor 1-like, a isoform X1, producing the protein MEVDAAEKRHRTRSKGVRVAVETAAQELFSCPTPGCDGSGHVRGKYARHRSVYGCPLAKKRKGQEKPLQEPATKRRPFLTMADGEPVIYDNYEAMEESEEREQEELDDDVEEEEEEGEEGDDEEEEGSEDNDEAGEEEDEEDEEEEDEGEAEREEGDEVEQMEEEVEEDEEVVEQDGDDEQEEEGEQEEEDEDEHEEEEEYEEQAHHHENTYSSCGQSKPSQMFEKDNNNNNHTTNEEYENYDELVAKSLLNLGKIAEDAAYQAMTESEMNSSSSNSAGEDDDEDEEDGPEHRGRKGELSVDLDSDVVRETVDSLKLLAQGHGAVLPDDGYPESAPGQEHLNGQPEESEEGVCLSSLECLRNQCFDLARKLSETQPLEQTMLQNQAEQQHLQAQMHHHHLPRYESCQQAPMEPQRPMERSYSDMVNLMKLEEQLSPASRGYPASCAQEGDEDTTSVASEHSDEAFDITKGNLSLLEKAIALESERAKVMRDRMASEQAVARRDHQRLHGEHSPRQSSGAEERKARLHHDGARRAYYPKDPSRGEKKESKCPTPGCDGTGHVTGLYPHHRSLSGCPHKDRVPPEILAMHENVLKCPTPGCSGRGHVNSNRNSHRSLSGCPIAAAEKIAKVQEKHQSSDGTKSNQASDRVLRPMCFVKQLEIPQYGYKNNVSTSTPRSNLAKELEKYSKTSFDYGGGYDGQPHAYSKRSLAQKNHGRDTSPRGYDDSFALSIHHGTSDHPISESSKRYCKTSSPASSTTSSYAPSSSGSSLSCGGGRGGRGGGGGGGGSSASSTCSKSSFDYTHDMEAAHMAATAILNLSTRCREMPQSLSAKGPELLAQSPDEQEVEESGTLDLSVGHAGGMGEGTVLTPLQPMSPQRQALLNSRCYQMSTDCWDLPVDYTKIKSLDEDHKEDELDPFQELLENQQYPSEVSLPSPKHKYAPCKESKKELLTLSSCQLADKGMRSMMTTNSQDLKCPTPGCDGSGHITGNYASHRSLSGCPRAKKSGIKIIHNKEDKDDQEPIKCPVPGCDGQGHVTGKYASHRSASGCPLAAKRQKDGFVNGAPFPWKSGKTDGMTCPTPGCDGSGHVSGSFLTHRSLSGCPRATSAMKKARMTGVEMLTIKQRASKGIENDEEIKQLDEEIKDLNESNNQVESDMIKLRTQITTMETNLKSMEEENKAIEQQNDSLLHELANLSQSLINSLANIQLPHMKPVPLKEAPVKNYCCLQMPHREPMNEQNFDSYVSTLTDMYTHQDQYQSPENKALLENIKQAVQGIQV; encoded by the exons ttGCCGTGGAGACTGCAGCACAGGAGCTGTTCAG CTGTCCCACACCAGGTTGTGACGGTAGTGGACACGTGAGGGGCAAATACGCCAGGCACAGGAG TGTTTATGGATGCCCTTTGGCTAAGAAGAGGAAAGGCCAGGAGAAACCTCTGCAGGAGCCAGCTACCAAACGGCGGCCGTTTTTAACCATGGCTGACGGAGAACCGGTGATATACGACAACTACGAAGCTATGGAAGAGAGCGAggagagagaacaggaagagTTAGATGACGATgtggaagaagaggaggaggaaggagaagAGGGAGACGACGAAGAAGAGGAGGGCTCTGAAGACAATGATGAGGCTGGtgaggaggaagatgaggaagatgaagaggaggaagatgaaggagaagcTGAAAGGGAGGAGGGAGACGAGGTAGAGCAGATGGAGGAAGAGGTGGAGGAAGATGAGGAGGTGGTGGAACAGGATGGAGATGATGAACAAGAGGAGGAGGgagaacaggaagaggaagatgaagatgagcatgaggaagaggaggaataTGAAGAGCAGGCTCATCACCATG AGAATACTTATTCCAGTTGTGGACAATCAAAGCCCAGCCAGATGTTTGAgaaagacaacaacaacaataaccacACAACCAATGAAGAATATGAGAACTATGATGAGCTTGTAGCCAAGTCCCTGCTGAACCTGGGCAAAATAGCGGAGGACGCCGCATACCAGGCTATGACAGAGTCCGAGATGAACAGCAGCTCGTCCAACAGTGCCGGTGAGGATGACgacgaggatgaggaggatggtCCTGAGCACAGAGGACGGAAGGGCGAGTTAAGTGTGGACCTGGACAGTGACGTGGTACGGGAGACAGTGGACTCACTGAAGCTGCTGGCACAGGGTCACGGAGCTGTGCTGCCAGATGATGGCTACCCTGAGTCTGCTCCTGGCCAGGAACACCTCAATGGCCAGCCTGAAGAGAGCGAGGAGGGCGTGTGCCTTAGCAGTCTGGAATGTCTGAGGAACCAGTGCTTCGATCTGGCACGCAAGCTAAGTGAAACACAGCCACTCGAGCAGACAATGTTGCAGAACCAGGCTGAGCAGCAGCACCTACAGGCCCAGATGCACCACCACCACCTGCCTCGCTATGAGAGTTGCCAGCAGGCCCCGATGGAGCCTCAGAGACCAATGGAGAGGAGCTACTCAGACATGGTGAACCTGATGAAGCTTGAAGAGCAGCTCAGCCCAGCGTCCAGGGGTTACCCCGCCAGCTGCGCCCAAGAAGGGGATGAAGACACAACATCTGTGGCATCAGAGCATTCAGACGAGGCCTTCGACATCACCAAGGGCAACCTGTCACTGCTGGAGAAGGCCATAGCTTTGGAGTCAGAGCGTGCCAAGGTCATGCGTGATAGGATGGCGTCGGAGCAGGCAGTGGCTCGGAGGGACCATCAGCGGCTACATGGGGAGCACAGCCCCAGGCAGAGTAGTGGAGCTGAGGAGCGTAAAGCCCGACTACACCATGATGGGGCAAGAAGAGCCTATTACCCTAAAG ATCCTTCAAGaggtgagaaaaaagagagtaagTGCCCCACCCCAGGATGTGACGGCACAGGCCACGTCACAGGCCTGTATCCACACCACAGAAGTCTGTCCGGCTGCCCTCACAAAGACCGCGTACCACCAGAAA TTCTTGCAATGCATGAGAATGTTCTAAAGTGCCCGACGCCTGGCTGCTCGGGACGCGGCCACGTTAATAGCAACAGGAACTCGCACCGCAG TCTCTCAGGATGTCCTATAGCAGCCGCTGAGAAGATTGCTAAGGTTCAGGAGAAGCACCAATCAAGTGACGGAACCAAGTCCAATCAGGCATCTGACCGCGTGCTGAG GCCTATGTGCTTTGTGAAACAGTTGGAGATCCCACAGTACGGTTACAAAAATAACGTCTCCACCAGCACGCCCCGCTCCAATCTAGCCAAGGAGTTGGAGAAGTACTCCAAGACCAGCTTCGACTACGGAGGCGGCTACGACGGCCAGCCTCACGCCTACAGCAAGCGCTCGCTCGCACAGAAGAACCACGGACGAGACACTTCACCAAGAGGATACGATG actcaTTTGCTCTCAGCATTCATCATGGAACATCAGACCATCCAATAAGCGAGTCTT CCAAGCGATACTGTAAGACCTCGAGTCCGGCCAGCAGTACAACGAGCAGCTACGCTCCCAGCAGCAGCGGCAGTAGCCTGAGctgtggaggaggaagaggagggagaggaggaggaggaggaggaggaggaagcagCGCCAGCAGCACCTGCAGCAAGAGCAGTTTCGACTACACGCACGACATGGAGGCCGCTCACATGGCCGCCACAGCCATCCTCAACCTGTCCACGCGCTGCCGAGAGATGCCTCAGAGCCTGAGCGCCAAAGGCCCCGAGCTCCTCGCACAG AGTCCAGATGAgcaggaggtggaggagagcgGGACTCTGGACCTGAGCGTGGGTCATGCAGGGGGCATGGGCGAGGGCACGGTGCTCACGCCGCTGCAGCCCATGTCCCCCCAACGGCAAGCACTGCTCAACAGCCGCTGCTACCAGATGAGCACAGACTGCTGGGACCTGCCAGTAGACTACACCAAGATTAAGAGTCTGGACGAGGACCATAAAGAG GATGAGCTGGACCCTTTCCAGGAGTTGCTGGAGAATCAGCAGTACCCGAGTGAGGTGTCCCTCCCCAGCCCCAAACATAAATATGCCCCCTgcaaagaaagcaagaaagaactCCTCAC ACTCTCTAGCTGCCAGTTAGCTGATAAAGGCATGCGCAGTATGATGACAACAAACTCACAGGATTTAAA GTGTCCTACTCCTGGTTGTGATGGCTCCGGGCACATTACAGGCAACTATGCCTCACACAGGAG TCTATCAGGTTGTCCCAGAGCAAAGAAGAGTGgaattaaaatcattcataaCAAGGAGGACAAAGATGATCAGGAGCCAATTAA ATGTCCAGTGcctggatgtgatggtcagggtcATGTGACAGGGAAGTACGCATCTCATCGCAGTGCATCTGGCTGCCCACTGGCTGCCAAGCGTCAGAAGGACGGTTTCGTGAATGGAGCTCCATTTCCATGGAAATCTGGAAAAACTGATGGCATGACATGCCCCACACCTGGGTGTGACGGCTCGGGCCATGTTAGTGGCAGCTTTCTCACCCACCGGAG TCTCTCTGGCTGTCCCCGTGCCACTTCAGCCATGAAGAAAGCACGAATGACTGGAGTTGAAATGCTTACAATCAAGCAGCGTGCAAGCAAAG GAATAGAGAACGATGAGGAAATCAAACAGCTGGATGAAGAAATCAAAGATCTTAATGAATCGAACAATCAAGTGGAGTCTGACATGATTAAACTTAGGACACaa ATCACCACCATGGAGACCAACCTGAAGTCCATGGAGGAAGAGAACAAGGCCATTGAGCAGCAGAATGACTCACTGCTGCATGAGCTGGCTAACCTCAGCCAGTCGCTCATCAACAGCCTGGCCAACATCCAGCTCCCTCATATG AAACCGGTGCCACTGAAAGAGGCCCCTGTTAAAAATTACTGCTGTTTACAGATGCCCCACAGA GAGCCGATGAACGAGCAAAATTTTGACAGTTACGTGAGCACTTTGACAGATATGTATACGCATCAGGACCAGTACCAGAGCCCTGAGAACAAAGCCCTGCTGGAGAACATCAAACAAGCTGTGCAGGGCATCCAAGTGTAG
- the myt1la gene encoding myelin transcription factor 1-like, a isoform X2, translating into MEVDAAEKRHRTRSKVAVETAAQELFSCPTPGCDGSGHVRGKYARHRSVYGCPLAKKRKGQEKPLQEPATKRRPFLTMADGEPVIYDNYEAMEESEEREQEELDDDVEEEEEEGEEGDDEEEEGSEDNDEAGEEEDEEDEEEEDEGEAEREEGDEVEQMEEEVEEDEEVVEQDGDDEQEEEGEQEEEDEDEHEEEEEYEEQAHHHENTYSSCGQSKPSQMFEKDNNNNNHTTNEEYENYDELVAKSLLNLGKIAEDAAYQAMTESEMNSSSSNSAGEDDDEDEEDGPEHRGRKGELSVDLDSDVVRETVDSLKLLAQGHGAVLPDDGYPESAPGQEHLNGQPEESEEGVCLSSLECLRNQCFDLARKLSETQPLEQTMLQNQAEQQHLQAQMHHHHLPRYESCQQAPMEPQRPMERSYSDMVNLMKLEEQLSPASRGYPASCAQEGDEDTTSVASEHSDEAFDITKGNLSLLEKAIALESERAKVMRDRMASEQAVARRDHQRLHGEHSPRQSSGAEERKARLHHDGARRAYYPKDPSRGEKKESKCPTPGCDGTGHVTGLYPHHRSLSGCPHKDRVPPEILAMHENVLKCPTPGCSGRGHVNSNRNSHRSLSGCPIAAAEKIAKVQEKHQSSDGTKSNQASDRVLRPMCFVKQLEIPQYGYKNNVSTSTPRSNLAKELEKYSKTSFDYGGGYDGQPHAYSKRSLAQKNHGRDTSPRGYDDSFALSIHHGTSDHPISESSKRYCKTSSPASSTTSSYAPSSSGSSLSCGGGRGGRGGGGGGGGSSASSTCSKSSFDYTHDMEAAHMAATAILNLSTRCREMPQSLSAKGPELLAQSPDEQEVEESGTLDLSVGHAGGMGEGTVLTPLQPMSPQRQALLNSRCYQMSTDCWDLPVDYTKIKSLDEDHKEDELDPFQELLENQQYPSEVSLPSPKHKYAPCKESKKELLTLSSCQLADKGMRSMMTTNSQDLKCPTPGCDGSGHITGNYASHRSLSGCPRAKKSGIKIIHNKEDKDDQEPIKCPVPGCDGQGHVTGKYASHRSASGCPLAAKRQKDGFVNGAPFPWKSGKTDGMTCPTPGCDGSGHVSGSFLTHRSLSGCPRATSAMKKARMTGVEMLTIKQRASKGIENDEEIKQLDEEIKDLNESNNQVESDMIKLRTQITTMETNLKSMEEENKAIEQQNDSLLHELANLSQSLINSLANIQLPHMKPVPLKEAPVKNYCCLQMPHREPMNEQNFDSYVSTLTDMYTHQDQYQSPENKALLENIKQAVQGIQV; encoded by the exons ttGCCGTGGAGACTGCAGCACAGGAGCTGTTCAG CTGTCCCACACCAGGTTGTGACGGTAGTGGACACGTGAGGGGCAAATACGCCAGGCACAGGAG TGTTTATGGATGCCCTTTGGCTAAGAAGAGGAAAGGCCAGGAGAAACCTCTGCAGGAGCCAGCTACCAAACGGCGGCCGTTTTTAACCATGGCTGACGGAGAACCGGTGATATACGACAACTACGAAGCTATGGAAGAGAGCGAggagagagaacaggaagagTTAGATGACGATgtggaagaagaggaggaggaaggagaagAGGGAGACGACGAAGAAGAGGAGGGCTCTGAAGACAATGATGAGGCTGGtgaggaggaagatgaggaagatgaagaggaggaagatgaaggagaagcTGAAAGGGAGGAGGGAGACGAGGTAGAGCAGATGGAGGAAGAGGTGGAGGAAGATGAGGAGGTGGTGGAACAGGATGGAGATGATGAACAAGAGGAGGAGGgagaacaggaagaggaagatgaagatgagcatgaggaagaggaggaataTGAAGAGCAGGCTCATCACCATG AGAATACTTATTCCAGTTGTGGACAATCAAAGCCCAGCCAGATGTTTGAgaaagacaacaacaacaataaccacACAACCAATGAAGAATATGAGAACTATGATGAGCTTGTAGCCAAGTCCCTGCTGAACCTGGGCAAAATAGCGGAGGACGCCGCATACCAGGCTATGACAGAGTCCGAGATGAACAGCAGCTCGTCCAACAGTGCCGGTGAGGATGACgacgaggatgaggaggatggtCCTGAGCACAGAGGACGGAAGGGCGAGTTAAGTGTGGACCTGGACAGTGACGTGGTACGGGAGACAGTGGACTCACTGAAGCTGCTGGCACAGGGTCACGGAGCTGTGCTGCCAGATGATGGCTACCCTGAGTCTGCTCCTGGCCAGGAACACCTCAATGGCCAGCCTGAAGAGAGCGAGGAGGGCGTGTGCCTTAGCAGTCTGGAATGTCTGAGGAACCAGTGCTTCGATCTGGCACGCAAGCTAAGTGAAACACAGCCACTCGAGCAGACAATGTTGCAGAACCAGGCTGAGCAGCAGCACCTACAGGCCCAGATGCACCACCACCACCTGCCTCGCTATGAGAGTTGCCAGCAGGCCCCGATGGAGCCTCAGAGACCAATGGAGAGGAGCTACTCAGACATGGTGAACCTGATGAAGCTTGAAGAGCAGCTCAGCCCAGCGTCCAGGGGTTACCCCGCCAGCTGCGCCCAAGAAGGGGATGAAGACACAACATCTGTGGCATCAGAGCATTCAGACGAGGCCTTCGACATCACCAAGGGCAACCTGTCACTGCTGGAGAAGGCCATAGCTTTGGAGTCAGAGCGTGCCAAGGTCATGCGTGATAGGATGGCGTCGGAGCAGGCAGTGGCTCGGAGGGACCATCAGCGGCTACATGGGGAGCACAGCCCCAGGCAGAGTAGTGGAGCTGAGGAGCGTAAAGCCCGACTACACCATGATGGGGCAAGAAGAGCCTATTACCCTAAAG ATCCTTCAAGaggtgagaaaaaagagagtaagTGCCCCACCCCAGGATGTGACGGCACAGGCCACGTCACAGGCCTGTATCCACACCACAGAAGTCTGTCCGGCTGCCCTCACAAAGACCGCGTACCACCAGAAA TTCTTGCAATGCATGAGAATGTTCTAAAGTGCCCGACGCCTGGCTGCTCGGGACGCGGCCACGTTAATAGCAACAGGAACTCGCACCGCAG TCTCTCAGGATGTCCTATAGCAGCCGCTGAGAAGATTGCTAAGGTTCAGGAGAAGCACCAATCAAGTGACGGAACCAAGTCCAATCAGGCATCTGACCGCGTGCTGAG GCCTATGTGCTTTGTGAAACAGTTGGAGATCCCACAGTACGGTTACAAAAATAACGTCTCCACCAGCACGCCCCGCTCCAATCTAGCCAAGGAGTTGGAGAAGTACTCCAAGACCAGCTTCGACTACGGAGGCGGCTACGACGGCCAGCCTCACGCCTACAGCAAGCGCTCGCTCGCACAGAAGAACCACGGACGAGACACTTCACCAAGAGGATACGATG actcaTTTGCTCTCAGCATTCATCATGGAACATCAGACCATCCAATAAGCGAGTCTT CCAAGCGATACTGTAAGACCTCGAGTCCGGCCAGCAGTACAACGAGCAGCTACGCTCCCAGCAGCAGCGGCAGTAGCCTGAGctgtggaggaggaagaggagggagaggaggaggaggaggaggaggaggaagcagCGCCAGCAGCACCTGCAGCAAGAGCAGTTTCGACTACACGCACGACATGGAGGCCGCTCACATGGCCGCCACAGCCATCCTCAACCTGTCCACGCGCTGCCGAGAGATGCCTCAGAGCCTGAGCGCCAAAGGCCCCGAGCTCCTCGCACAG AGTCCAGATGAgcaggaggtggaggagagcgGGACTCTGGACCTGAGCGTGGGTCATGCAGGGGGCATGGGCGAGGGCACGGTGCTCACGCCGCTGCAGCCCATGTCCCCCCAACGGCAAGCACTGCTCAACAGCCGCTGCTACCAGATGAGCACAGACTGCTGGGACCTGCCAGTAGACTACACCAAGATTAAGAGTCTGGACGAGGACCATAAAGAG GATGAGCTGGACCCTTTCCAGGAGTTGCTGGAGAATCAGCAGTACCCGAGTGAGGTGTCCCTCCCCAGCCCCAAACATAAATATGCCCCCTgcaaagaaagcaagaaagaactCCTCAC ACTCTCTAGCTGCCAGTTAGCTGATAAAGGCATGCGCAGTATGATGACAACAAACTCACAGGATTTAAA GTGTCCTACTCCTGGTTGTGATGGCTCCGGGCACATTACAGGCAACTATGCCTCACACAGGAG TCTATCAGGTTGTCCCAGAGCAAAGAAGAGTGgaattaaaatcattcataaCAAGGAGGACAAAGATGATCAGGAGCCAATTAA ATGTCCAGTGcctggatgtgatggtcagggtcATGTGACAGGGAAGTACGCATCTCATCGCAGTGCATCTGGCTGCCCACTGGCTGCCAAGCGTCAGAAGGACGGTTTCGTGAATGGAGCTCCATTTCCATGGAAATCTGGAAAAACTGATGGCATGACATGCCCCACACCTGGGTGTGACGGCTCGGGCCATGTTAGTGGCAGCTTTCTCACCCACCGGAG TCTCTCTGGCTGTCCCCGTGCCACTTCAGCCATGAAGAAAGCACGAATGACTGGAGTTGAAATGCTTACAATCAAGCAGCGTGCAAGCAAAG GAATAGAGAACGATGAGGAAATCAAACAGCTGGATGAAGAAATCAAAGATCTTAATGAATCGAACAATCAAGTGGAGTCTGACATGATTAAACTTAGGACACaa ATCACCACCATGGAGACCAACCTGAAGTCCATGGAGGAAGAGAACAAGGCCATTGAGCAGCAGAATGACTCACTGCTGCATGAGCTGGCTAACCTCAGCCAGTCGCTCATCAACAGCCTGGCCAACATCCAGCTCCCTCATATG AAACCGGTGCCACTGAAAGAGGCCCCTGTTAAAAATTACTGCTGTTTACAGATGCCCCACAGA GAGCCGATGAACGAGCAAAATTTTGACAGTTACGTGAGCACTTTGACAGATATGTATACGCATCAGGACCAGTACCAGAGCCCTGAGAACAAAGCCCTGCTGGAGAACATCAAACAAGCTGTGCAGGGCATCCAAGTGTAG